In one window of Pseudomonadota bacterium DNA:
- a CDS encoding M20/M25/M40 family metallo-hydrolase translates to MGALAAAAIVVAGCVGGLVWFLCVMPGPRTREGSGAPTSDERALAERLRRHVAHLAASPRPATDVSAQARALAYIEAQLSDAGVGVKRQRTVADGSGLPNLVVRRDGTRADLPAIVVGAHYDSVEGSPGADDNASGVAALIELARLTADVRPARSIVFAFFSEEEVDMRGSRFLAADLRAGGVAVEAMLSLEMLGFYCDAPESQRYPVSMLSWIYPSRGDFVAFLGNLRSRRLTRTCVEAFRRTVAFPCEGLAAPDALRDVFRSDNASFWAEGFPAVMVTDTSNFRNPHYHKASDVPDTLAYDRLARVVLGLRGVLDRLVVP, encoded by the coding sequence ATGGGCGCTCTGGCGGCGGCGGCGATCGTGGTGGCGGGGTGCGTCGGCGGCCTCGTCTGGTTTCTCTGCGTCATGCCCGGGCCCCGGACCAGAGAGGGCAGCGGCGCACCCACCTCCGACGAGCGGGCGTTGGCTGAGCGCCTGCGCCGTCACGTCGCGCATCTGGCGGCGAGCCCTCGACCGGCCACAGATGTGTCTGCGCAGGCGCGGGCGCTTGCGTACATCGAGGCACAGCTCTCCGACGCGGGGGTCGGCGTGAAGCGCCAGCGCACCGTGGCCGACGGTAGTGGCCTTCCCAACCTCGTGGTGCGACGTGATGGCACGCGCGCCGATCTCCCAGCCATCGTTGTGGGGGCGCACTACGACAGCGTGGAGGGCTCGCCGGGCGCGGATGACAATGCCTCGGGCGTGGCCGCCCTCATCGAGCTGGCGCGTCTCACCGCCGATGTGCGGCCGGCCCGCAGCATTGTCTTCGCGTTCTTCTCGGAAGAGGAGGTCGACATGCGCGGCAGCCGTTTCCTGGCGGCAGATCTGCGCGCAGGGGGCGTGGCGGTGGAGGCCATGCTCTCGCTCGAGATGCTCGGCTTCTACTGTGACGCGCCAGAGAGCCAGCGCTACCCCGTGTCGATGCTGTCGTGGATCTATCCGAGTCGGGGCGACTTTGTGGCGTTCCTGGGGAACCTGCGCTCGCGCCGCCTGACCCGCACGTGCGTCGAGGCCTTCCGCCGGACGGTGGCGTTCCCGTGTGAAGGCCTCGCCGCGCCAGACGCGCTGCGCGACGTCTTCCGATCGGACAATGCGTCGTTCTGGGCGGAAGGGTTCCCAGCGGTCATGGTCACCGATACATCGAACTTCCGTAACCCGCACTACCACAAGGCCAGCGACGTGCCCGACACCCTCGCCTACGATCGCCTGGCGCGCGTGGTTCTGGGCTTGCGCGGGGTACTCGATCGACTCGTCGTGCCGTGA